Within Conexibacter woesei DSM 14684, the genomic segment GCGATCGAGCGCGACCCGGCCGAGGCGCTGCCGATCGCGGCGGCGCTGGAGCTGATCCACACGTACTCGCTGATCCACGACGACCTGCCCGCGATGGACGACGACGACCTGCGCCGCGGGAGGCCGACCTGCCACAAGGCGTTCGGCGAGAACGTCGCGATCCTCGCCGGCGACGGCCTCTACGCCGAGGCGTTCCGGCACGTGCTCGAACGGCAGGCGGGGGAGCCCGCGGCGATCCTCGCCGCCGTGCGCGAGTTGGCGTCCGCGACGGGCGTGAACGGCATGGTCGGCGGGCAGTACCTCGACGTGACCGATTCCGCGCCGCGCGACGCGGCGGGCCTGCGCCACCTGCACTCGCTCAAGACGGGCAGGCTGATCGGCGCCTCGATCATGTGCCCGCTGCTGCTCGCTCCCGACCAGCCACGTGCGACAATCGACTCCTTCCGCAGTTTCGCGAGCGAGCTTGGAGTGCTCTTCCAGATCGTGGACGACATCCTCGACGTCGTCGGCACCGACGACGCGCTGGGCAAGACGCAGGGCAGCGACGAGCGCCTCGGCAAGCGCACGTACGTGAGCGAGTTCGGTCTCGACCGCGCACGCGAGCTGGCCGCCGAGTCGCACCGGAACGCCCGCGCCGCGCTCAACGCCGCCGCACCGGGCGGCGCCGGGGAGCTGGCGCAGATCACCGACTTCATCTACACGCGAACGTCATGAGCGAACCGATCCTCCCGCACATCGAGCGTCCCCAGGACCTCCACGAGCTGTCCGACGAGCAGCTGCAGCAGCTGGCGCAGGAGGTGCGCGAGCACATCATCGACACGGTCGGGGAGATCGGCGGCCACTTCGGCGCCAACCTCGGCACGTGCGAGCTGGCGGTCGCGCTGCACTCGCTGCTCGACTCGCCGCGCGACAAGATCCTCTGGGACGTCGGCCACCAGGCGTACCC encodes:
- a CDS encoding polyprenyl synthetase family protein → MTADAYPDDLRRQVEEYLAAIRFVAAETAGADGLEEAMRYSLLAGGKRIRPVLALATARAIERDPAEALPIAAALELIHTYSLIHDDLPAMDDDDLRRGRPTCHKAFGENVAILAGDGLYAEAFRHVLERQAGEPAAILAAVRELASATGVNGMVGGQYLDVTDSAPRDAAGLRHLHSLKTGRLIGASIMCPLLLAPDQPRATIDSFRSFASELGVLFQIVDDILDVVGTDDALGKTQGSDERLGKRTYVSEFGLDRARELAAESHRNARAALNAAAPGGAGELAQITDFIYTRTS